A single Taeniopygia guttata chromosome 30, bTaeGut7.mat, whole genome shotgun sequence DNA region contains:
- the LOC140680991 gene encoding uncharacterized protein, whose translation MEEEDVRKRKAPWDIQAGGQSFSQSSELVVPEKLHDGEKPHKCLECGKSFRRSKSLKRHQMIHTGEWPYKCGECGKGFSWSSDLIIHQRIHTGERPYECPECQKRFHTSSHLLEHQQIHTDERPFRCPDCGKGFKQNSTLVTHRRIHTGERPYMLFLCSDCGKGFKRNSHLISHRRIHTGERPYECPQCGKSFTRSSHLTRHQRSHR comes from the exons atggaggaggaggatgtgaggaagaggaaggcgccCTGGGAcatccaggcag gtgggcagagcttcagccagagctcagagctggtggtccctgagaagcttcacgatggggagaagccccacaagtgcttggagtgtgggaagagcttcaggcggAGCAAAAGTCTGAAGcgacatcagatgatccacactggggaatggccctacaagtgtggggagtgtgggaagggcttcagctggaGCTCCGACCTAATCatccaccaacgcatccacactggggagaggccctacgagtgtcccgagtgtcagaagaggtttcacaccagctcccatctccttgaaCATCAGCagattcacacggatgagaggcccttccgctgccctgactgcgggaagggcttcaagcaaaactctacccttgtcacccaccggcgcatccacactggggagaggccctacat gctcttcctctgctctgactgtgggaagggcttcaagcgcAACTCGCACCTCATCAgccaccggcgcatccacactggggagaggccctacgagtgtccccagtgtgggaagagcttcacccggagctctcacttgacccgacACCAACGGAGCCACCGATGa
- the LOC140680992 gene encoding olfactory receptor 14J1-like, with protein sequence MSNSSSISHFLLLALADTRQLQLLHFCLFLGISLAALLGNGLTISAVACGHHLHTPMFFFLLNLALSDLGSICTTVPKAMHSLLWGTRNISYTGCAAQLFLLIFFLGTEFSLLTIMCYDRYVSICKPLHYGTLLGSRACAHMAAAAWASAFLNALLQTANTFSLPLCHGNVLGQFFCEIPQILKLSCSKSYLRELGLIAVSACLVFGCFVFMVFSYVQIFRAVLRIPSEQGRHKAFSTCLPHLAVRSLFVSTVIFAYLKRPSISSPSLDLALSVLYSVVPPALNPLIYSLRNQELKAAVWRLLIGWFQKH encoded by the coding sequence atgtccaacagcagctccatcagccacttcctcctgctggcactggcagacacgcggcagctgcagctcctgcacttctgcctcttcctgggcatctccctggctgccctcctgggcaacggcctcaccatcagcgccgtagcctgcggccaccacctgcacacacccatgttcttcttcctgctcaacctggccctcagcgacctgggctccatctgcaccactgtccccaaagccatgcacagtTTGCTCTGGGGcaccaggaacatctcctacacaggatgtgctgcacagctttttctgcttATCTTCTTCCTTGGAACAGAGTTTtccctcctgaccatcatgtgctacgaccgctacgtgtccatctgcaaacccctgcactacgggaccctcctgggcagcagagcttgtgcccacatggcagcagctgcctgggccagtgcctttctcaatgctctgctgcaaacagccaatacattttccctgcccctgtgccatggcaatgtcCTGGgtcagttcttctgtgaaatcccccagatcctgaAACTCTCCTGCTCAAAATCCTATCTCAGGGAACTTGGGCTCATTGCTGTTAGTGCCTGTTTGgtatttggttgttttgtgttcatggtTTTCTcgtatgtgcagatcttcagggcagtgctgaggatcccctctgagcagggacggcacaaagccttttccacctgcctccctcacctggccgtgcGCTCCCTGTTTGTCAGCACTGTAATATTTGCCTACCTGAAGCGCccttccatctcctccccatccctggatctggccctgtcagttctgtactcggtggtgcctccagccctgaaccccctcatctacagcctgaggaaccaggagctcaaggctgcagtgtggagactcTTGATTGGATggtttcagaaacattaa